Proteins encoded by one window of Nocardia goodfellowii:
- a CDS encoding alpha/beta fold hydrolase: MTAVQHHTVQIQGHNVFYREAGDPANPTIVLLHGFPSSSAMFRNLLRDLSDSYHLIAPDHLGFGQSAMPPVHEFDYSFDKLTEITAELLDTLGIDEFALYLQDYGAPIGLRIASRNPERVTAIITQSGNAYLEGFTPFWDLLFAHAKDRAANEAEVRELLELDATIWQYRHGVPADRLALISPDTWTLDQAYLDRPGNKEIQLQLFWDYQFNLDGYPEFQKYFAEHRPPVLITWGAHDEIFGADGARAYLRDLPDAELHLLDAGHFALETHGPEIAGLIRDFLGRALR, from the coding sequence ATGACCGCAGTGCAGCACCACACCGTGCAGATCCAGGGCCACAACGTCTTCTATCGCGAAGCGGGCGACCCGGCGAACCCGACCATCGTCCTGCTGCACGGCTTTCCGAGCAGCTCGGCGATGTTCCGCAACCTGCTGCGCGACCTGAGCGACAGCTACCACCTGATCGCGCCGGACCACCTCGGCTTCGGACAGTCCGCGATGCCGCCGGTGCACGAATTCGACTACAGCTTCGACAAACTCACCGAGATCACCGCCGAACTGCTCGACACCCTCGGCATCGACGAATTCGCCCTCTACCTTCAGGACTACGGTGCTCCCATCGGACTGCGCATCGCCAGCAGAAATCCGGAGCGGGTCACCGCGATCATCACTCAGAGCGGCAACGCCTACCTCGAGGGCTTCACCCCCTTCTGGGACCTGCTGTTCGCACACGCCAAGGACCGCGCGGCCAACGAAGCCGAAGTCCGCGAACTGCTCGAACTCGACGCCACCATCTGGCAGTACCGGCACGGCGTCCCGGCGGATCGGCTCGCGCTGATCAGCCCCGACACCTGGACGCTGGATCAGGCCTACCTGGATCGGCCCGGCAACAAGGAGATCCAGCTCCAACTGTTCTGGGACTACCAGTTCAACCTCGACGGCTACCCCGAATTCCAGAAGTACTTCGCCGAACACCGGCCTCCCGTACTGATCACCTGGGGTGCGCACGACGAGATCTTCGGCGCGGACGGCGCCCGCGCCTACCTGCGCGACCTGCCCGACGCGGAACTGCATCTGCTCGACGCGGGCCACTTCGCGCTGGAGACCCATGGTCCCGAGATCGCGGGGCTCATCCGGGACTTTCTGGGTCGCGCACTGCGCTGA
- a CDS encoding RDD family protein: MARMTGSWLSGPSPEPGDPATPEFPGEHLGLPRDGVGSLVGMGRRIAALFVDWILSIGIAAMIVRPNGAQIVSDLNVPAGQTPPSEMEAVINALSTPTWGVWFVIGVLAVTLFGFTPGQYFLKIRVIRVDAPAPVGFLRALGRQVLLVFVVPALFTDADGRGMHDRATGTGLARAR, translated from the coding sequence ATGGCACGCATGACCGGCTCCTGGCTGTCCGGACCTTCTCCCGAGCCGGGCGACCCGGCAACCCCGGAGTTTCCGGGCGAGCATTTGGGTCTGCCGCGCGACGGTGTCGGGTCACTGGTGGGCATGGGGCGCCGGATCGCGGCGTTGTTCGTGGACTGGATTCTGTCGATCGGTATCGCCGCGATGATCGTCCGGCCGAACGGTGCGCAGATCGTGTCGGACCTCAATGTCCCGGCCGGTCAGACGCCGCCGTCGGAAATGGAAGCGGTGATCAACGCGCTGAGCACCCCGACCTGGGGGGTCTGGTTCGTGATCGGGGTGCTCGCGGTGACGCTGTTCGGGTTCACGCCGGGGCAGTACTTCTTGAAGATCCGGGTGATCCGTGTGGACGCGCCCGCGCCGGTCGGATTCCTGCGGGCGCTGGGCCGGCAAGTGCTGCTGGTGTTCGTGGTTCCGGCGCTGTTCACCGACGCCGATGGCCGCGGTATGCACGATCGCGCGACCGGAACAGGTTTGGCGCGCGCTCGGTAG
- the glnA gene encoding type I glutamate--ammonia ligase, producing MTFSTADEVIKHIKEEDVEYVDIRFTDLPGVQQHFSIPAKAFTADLAEEGLAFDGSSVRGFQSIDESDMLLLPDFSTARIDPFRAAKTLNLNFFVHDPFTREAYSRDPRNIARKAEEYLRSTGIADTCYFGAEAEFYIFDSIRYDSGMNGAFYEIESISGSWNTGAEFNPDGTPNRGYKVRNKGGYFPVAPYDHYVDLRDKISTNLQNAGFELERGHHEVGTAGQAEINYRFNTLLGAADDLQLFKYIVKNTAWQEGKTVTFMPKPLFGDNGSGMHAHQSLWKDGKPLFHDESGYAGLSDLARHYIGGILHHAPSLLAFTNPTINSYHRLVPGYEAPINLVYSQRNRSAAVRIPVTGSNPKAKRIEFRAPDSSGNPYLAFSAMLMAGIDGIKKKIEPLAPVDKDLYELPPEEAKNIPQAPTSLASVIDRLEEDHDYLTEGGVFTEDLIETWIDIKRTQEIAPVNLRPHPYEFELYFDV from the coding sequence GTGACGTTCAGCACGGCCGACGAGGTCATCAAGCACATCAAGGAAGAGGATGTCGAATACGTCGACATCCGCTTCACCGATCTTCCCGGTGTGCAGCAGCACTTCTCCATCCCGGCCAAGGCGTTCACCGCCGACCTCGCCGAGGAAGGACTCGCGTTCGACGGCTCCTCCGTCCGCGGCTTCCAGTCCATCGACGAGTCGGACATGCTGCTGCTCCCCGACTTCAGCACCGCGCGGATCGACCCGTTCCGCGCCGCCAAGACGCTGAACCTGAACTTCTTCGTGCACGACCCGTTCACCCGCGAGGCCTACTCCCGCGACCCGCGCAACATCGCGCGGAAGGCGGAGGAGTACCTGCGCTCGACCGGTATCGCCGACACCTGCTACTTCGGTGCCGAGGCGGAGTTCTACATCTTCGACTCCATCCGGTACGACTCGGGCATGAACGGCGCCTTCTACGAGATCGAATCGATCTCGGGCTCCTGGAACACCGGTGCGGAGTTCAACCCGGACGGCACCCCGAACCGTGGCTACAAGGTTCGCAACAAGGGTGGTTACTTCCCGGTCGCCCCGTACGACCACTACGTCGACCTGCGCGACAAGATCTCGACCAACCTGCAGAACGCGGGCTTCGAGTTGGAGCGCGGCCATCACGAGGTCGGCACCGCCGGTCAGGCCGAGATCAACTACCGCTTCAACACCCTGCTGGGCGCCGCTGACGACCTGCAGCTGTTCAAGTACATCGTGAAGAACACCGCGTGGCAGGAAGGCAAGACTGTCACCTTCATGCCGAAGCCGCTCTTCGGCGACAACGGCTCGGGCATGCACGCCCACCAGTCGCTGTGGAAGGACGGCAAGCCGCTGTTCCACGACGAGTCCGGCTACGCGGGCCTGTCGGATCTGGCGCGGCACTACATCGGCGGCATCCTGCACCACGCGCCGTCGCTGCTGGCGTTCACCAACCCGACCATCAACTCCTACCACCGCCTGGTGCCGGGCTACGAAGCCCCCATCAACCTGGTGTACTCGCAGCGCAACCGCTCGGCTGCCGTGCGTATCCCGGTGACCGGTTCCAACCCGAAGGCCAAGCGCATCGAGTTCCGCGCGCCGGACTCCTCGGGCAACCCGTACCTGGCGTTCTCCGCCATGCTGATGGCCGGCATCGACGGCATCAAGAAGAAGATCGAGCCGCTGGCCCCCGTCGACAAGGACCTCTACGAGCTCCCGCCGGAGGAAGCCAAGAACATCCCGCAGGCCCCCACCTCCCTGGCTTCGGTCATCGACCGGCTCGAGGAAGACCACGACTACCTCACCGAGGGCGGCGTGTTCACCGAGGACCTGATCGAGACCTGGATCGACATCAAGCGCACCCAGGAGATCGCTCCGGTCAACCTGCGTCCGCACCCGTACGAG